The proteins below come from a single Salinilacihabitans rarus genomic window:
- a CDS encoding glycosyltransferase, whose translation MPARPLECDTDPVVSFVVPARNEAAYLRGTLSSLAALDTAYGYEAVVVDGNSTDATPEIAREYGARVVAGDGDGVASARNRGAERAAGEWLAFVDADTAVRANYLTAMLGFVEAEGMEAASSYCRITGPRRGKLVEATINHVFSRLRRPVLPGFNFFVRRGTFEAAGGFPDVPNEDTALSRELAREVPTGYCRRVLVESSGRRIAARGLTGTLWYYARLDRERIAADY comes from the coding sequence ATGCCCGCGCGCCCCCTCGAATGCGATACCGACCCGGTCGTCAGCTTCGTCGTTCCGGCGCGAAACGAGGCGGCGTACCTCCGGGGAACGCTCTCGAGCCTCGCCGCGCTCGACACGGCCTACGGGTACGAGGCCGTCGTCGTCGACGGGAACTCCACGGACGCGACCCCGGAGATCGCCCGCGAGTACGGCGCGCGGGTGGTCGCCGGCGACGGGGACGGGGTCGCCAGCGCGCGCAACCGCGGCGCCGAGCGCGCCGCCGGCGAGTGGCTGGCGTTCGTCGACGCCGACACCGCGGTGCGGGCGAACTACCTCACCGCGATGCTGGGGTTCGTCGAGGCCGAGGGGATGGAGGCGGCCTCCTCGTACTGCCGGATCACCGGCCCCCGCCGCGGGAAGCTGGTGGAGGCGACGATCAACCACGTCTTCTCGCGGCTCCGGCGACCCGTCCTGCCGGGGTTCAACTTCTTCGTCCGCCGCGGGACGTTCGAGGCGGCCGGGGGCTTCCCGGACGTGCCAAACGAGGACACCGCGCTGAGCCGCGAACTCGCCCGCGAGGTGCCGACGGGCTACTGCCGGCGGGTGCTCGTCGAGAGCTCCGGCCGGCGGATCGCCGCGAGGGGGCTGACGGGGACGCTGTGGTACTACGCCCGGCTGGACCGGGAGCGGATCGCCGCGGACTACTGA
- a CDS encoding aldo/keto reductase, which yields MNLPAVGLGTMGIEEPAPIETALELGYRHLDTAQIYGNEAVVGEAIARSDVPREALTVATKVWADSLAPADVRRTTAESLDRLGLASVDLLYVHRPIETYDPETTLPAFDALREAGTVRGVGLSNFTLADLGTAREVLDAPIAAHQVEFHPLFQPDALLDHARERGYPLVAYSPLAGGRVRDVEEVVAVAEKHDATPEAVSIAWLCGKENVVPIPKASSRAHLEANLAARDLDLDDEDVRAIDGIERTEELFPE from the coding sequence ATGAACCTGCCAGCCGTCGGACTCGGGACGATGGGGATCGAGGAGCCGGCCCCGATCGAGACCGCCCTCGAACTGGGCTACCGGCACCTCGACACCGCCCAGATCTACGGCAACGAAGCCGTCGTCGGCGAAGCGATCGCCCGGAGCGACGTCCCCCGCGAGGCGCTGACCGTGGCGACGAAGGTGTGGGCCGACAGCCTCGCGCCCGCGGACGTCCGCCGGACGACCGCGGAGAGCCTCGACCGGCTGGGGCTGGCGTCCGTCGACCTGCTGTACGTCCACCGGCCGATCGAGACGTACGACCCCGAGACCACCCTGCCCGCCTTCGACGCCCTGCGCGAGGCGGGGACGGTCCGCGGCGTCGGCCTGAGCAACTTCACCCTCGCGGACCTCGGGACCGCCCGCGAGGTCCTCGACGCGCCGATCGCCGCCCATCAGGTCGAGTTCCACCCGCTGTTCCAGCCCGACGCGCTCCTCGATCACGCCCGCGAGCGCGGCTACCCGCTCGTCGCCTACTCGCCGCTCGCCGGCGGCCGCGTCCGCGACGTCGAGGAAGTCGTCGCCGTCGCCGAGAAACACGACGCCACGCCCGAGGCGGTTTCGATCGCGTGGCTGTGCGGGAAGGAGAACGTGGTGCCGATCCCGAAAGCGAGCAGCCGAGCGCACCTCGAAGCGAACCTCGCCGCCCGGGACCTGGACCTCGACGACGAGGACGTGCGGGCGATCGACGGGATCGAGCGCACCGAGGAGCTGTTCCCCGAGTGA
- a CDS encoding pyridoxamine 5'-phosphate oxidase family protein encodes MTEIPDEAERLLESEPLMAHLATSVDDRPHVAPVWYHYDDGTVEIVTTGRKLGNVRENPRVALSVQKDEDGDPRWAATMLGRARVVDDETESRAARRRINEKYGADPDAYPENALVRIDLGSVAYWTY; translated from the coding sequence GTGACCGAGATCCCCGACGAGGCCGAACGGCTGTTAGAGAGCGAGCCGCTGATGGCCCACCTGGCGACCAGCGTCGACGACCGCCCGCACGTCGCGCCGGTCTGGTACCACTACGACGACGGGACGGTCGAGATCGTGACCACCGGCCGGAAACTCGGAAACGTCCGCGAGAACCCGCGGGTCGCGCTCTCGGTCCAGAAGGACGAGGACGGCGACCCGCGGTGGGCCGCGACGATGCTCGGCCGCGCCCGCGTCGTCGACGACGAGACCGAGAGCCGGGCGGCGAGACGCCGGATCAACGAGAAGTACGGCGCCGACCCGGACGCCTACCCGGAGAACGCGCTCGTCCGGATCGACCTCGGCTCCGTCGCGTACTGGACGTACTGA
- a CDS encoding NAD(P)/FAD-dependent oxidoreductase yields the protein MSEPRYDVVVIGGGPAGLTTALYTTRLGHRTAVVEKEGGRHAAVSHVHNLLGVSEAVSGSELSEHGVRQLETYGGDFYPDAVERVERVDGEEGSADGYRFRVEASRGTLAAERVVFATGFRDLPPEVSGLRRFTGRGLHYCLHCDAYALGDAPVFVLGHDEHAAHVAMTMCNFTDDVDLLLDGRDPEWDEETGALVEAHPIERVDAEVVSVYADGEAEEDEPRLGGLSFADGADRDYRGGFAMYGTEYASDLAADLGCDLDGDGAVAVDERRETSVEGAYAVGDVTHGQNQTTIAIGDGARAGIAIHKDLRPYPKSLDELAGESADADGPPGAPPDLRARMRRLRDLEPLPGLREPRPETEE from the coding sequence ATGAGCGAGCCTCGATACGACGTCGTCGTGATCGGCGGCGGCCCCGCCGGCCTGACGACGGCGCTGTACACGACCAGACTCGGCCACCGGACCGCGGTGGTCGAGAAGGAAGGCGGCCGCCACGCGGCGGTCAGCCACGTCCACAACCTGCTCGGCGTCTCCGAGGCGGTCTCGGGCAGCGAACTGTCCGAACACGGCGTCCGCCAGCTCGAAACCTACGGCGGCGACTTCTACCCGGACGCCGTCGAGCGGGTGGAACGGGTCGACGGCGAGGAAGGGAGCGCGGACGGGTACCGGTTCCGCGTCGAGGCTTCCCGCGGGACGCTCGCGGCCGAGCGCGTCGTCTTCGCGACCGGCTTCAGGGACCTGCCCCCCGAGGTGTCGGGCCTGCGCCGGTTCACCGGCCGGGGGCTGCACTACTGTCTGCACTGCGACGCCTACGCGCTCGGCGACGCGCCCGTCTTCGTCCTCGGCCACGACGAGCACGCGGCCCACGTGGCGATGACGATGTGCAACTTCACCGACGACGTCGACCTCCTGCTGGACGGCCGCGACCCCGAGTGGGACGAGGAGACCGGCGCCCTCGTGGAGGCGCACCCGATCGAGCGCGTCGACGCGGAGGTCGTCTCCGTCTACGCCGACGGCGAGGCGGAAGAGGACGAGCCCCGACTCGGCGGCCTCTCGTTCGCCGACGGCGCCGACCGCGACTACCGCGGCGGCTTCGCGATGTACGGCACCGAGTACGCCTCCGATCTGGCGGCCGACCTCGGCTGCGACCTCGACGGCGACGGCGCCGTCGCCGTCGACGAGCGCCGCGAGACGAGCGTCGAGGGTGCCTACGCCGTCGGCGACGTCACCCACGGCCAGAACCAGACGACGATCGCGATCGGCGACGGCGCCCGCGCCGGTATCGCGATCCACAAGGACCTCCGGCCGTATCCGAAGTCGCTCGACGAACTGGCGGGCGAGTCGGCCGACGCGGACGGCCCGCCGGGCGCGCCCCCGGACCTCCGCGCGCGGATGCGCCGCCTGCGCGACCTCGAACCGCTGCCCGGGCTCCGCGAGCCGCGGCCGGAGACGGAGGAGTGA